From Sulfurovum zhangzhouensis, the proteins below share one genomic window:
- a CDS encoding rhodanese-like domain-containing protein translates to MNRQLFITCILLKNVWCWAGNEGLEYSGGITKHHFTQKDTQRILIKRNIPVQCDKQEFLTNEMVWTGNYANEKVPQICKSTFVHTTGHLQPIKLHKDLETYGELETLEFIKQMQTRNDMLLIDSRKEKWYDYMTIPGAINMPFHYFKYRDTHEFDFEHGLKDMGVKILDDEGHYDFTEAKMILVFCNGPWCSQSPKMIHALLKVGYPPKKIKWYRGGMQSWLGAGLTSTKRR, encoded by the coding sequence ATGAATCGGCAGCTTTTCATCACTTGCATCTTATTGAAGAACGTATGGTGTTGGGCTGGAAATGAAGGGCTGGAGTATAGCGGTGGCATAACAAAGCATCATTTCACCCAGAAAGATACGCAGCGGATATTGATCAAAAGAAACATACCTGTACAGTGTGACAAACAAGAATTTTTAACCAATGAGATGGTGTGGACAGGAAATTATGCAAATGAAAAAGTACCTCAAATATGCAAGTCTACTTTTGTGCATACGACAGGTCACTTACAGCCGATAAAACTTCACAAAGATCTGGAAACCTATGGTGAGCTTGAAACCTTGGAGTTTATCAAACAGATGCAGACACGCAATGATATGCTCCTGATTGATAGCCGTAAAGAAAAGTGGTATGACTATATGACAATACCCGGGGCAATCAATATGCCGTTTCACTATTTCAAGTACCGGGATACCCATGAGTTTGATTTTGAGCATGGATTGAAAGACATGGGAGTGAAAATCCTGGATGACGAAGGGCATTATGATTTTACAGAAGCCAAAATGATCCTTGTGTTTTGTAATGGACCTTGGTGCAGTCAGTCACCCAAAATGATCCATGCCCTTCTTAAGGTGGGATATCCTCCAAAAAAAATAAAATGGTACCGTGGTGGAATGCAGTCCTGGCTTGGTGCGGGACTCACCTCGACAAAAAGGAGATAA
- a CDS encoding DUF4386 domain-containing protein, giving the protein MIDLKTSTSLLFYARLAGVLYLFIIACGIYSEVFVRSELIVDGDAAATVANILASKARFLTAFVADSVMLLSDVAIAVVLYVLLKPVHRILALSAAVFRLVQASILGLNLLHYYAVSLLLDSRVHTNAFDSEEVNDLVMLLLEMHSYGYDLGLLFFALSCFILGYLVIKADYFPSVLGYGLLAAAFVYFIGSYTRFLFPELLPWIEPLYIIAFITELSFCLWLLIRGIKH; this is encoded by the coding sequence ATGATTGATTTAAAGACTAGCACTTCATTATTGTTTTATGCAAGATTAGCCGGGGTATTATATCTGTTTATCATTGCTTGCGGTATTTATAGTGAGGTATTCGTTCGCTCTGAATTGATCGTAGATGGAGATGCTGCTGCTACAGTTGCCAATATATTGGCTTCAAAAGCACGTTTTCTTACGGCCTTTGTCGCTGACTCTGTCATGCTGCTCAGTGATGTTGCGATCGCTGTAGTGCTTTATGTGTTGCTTAAGCCGGTGCATAGGATATTGGCATTGAGTGCAGCAGTATTTAGACTTGTGCAGGCTTCTATATTAGGACTTAATTTACTACATTATTATGCTGTATCATTGCTACTGGATAGTAGAGTCCATACCAATGCTTTTGATAGTGAAGAGGTTAATGATTTGGTCATGTTGCTTCTTGAAATGCATAGTTACGGTTATGATCTTGGTTTATTATTCTTTGCACTTTCCTGTTTCATTCTTGGGTATTTGGTGATTAAAGCAGATTATTTTCCATCGGTTTTGGGATATGGATTATTGGCAGCTGCATTTGTTTACTTCATAGGCAGTTACACAAGATTTCTTTTTCCTGAGTTACTTCCATGGATCGAACCCCTTTACATCATCGCTTTTATTACAGAACTTTCGTTTTGTTTATGGCTTTTGATTCGAGGGATCAAGCACTAA
- a CDS encoding sensor histidine kinase — protein sequence MKNELYHRNTQQLFLRLSKLFFIISLIIITVDTFESYKHHFHTMVWIETSALYAQIVGFMFYYLRLITLRTFASILIISVSLLIVLALFIIGENPEFSLFALAILPTFIFFFLGIKNGKRFTFFMIFMLFLAVLNSELNILEPIIFPSSLYVEILIGYTGISFLHYRFEVYRQNFQTELLTFSKSQKILLKELNHRVKNNLQMIMGLLLMQSNRIKNDQCKKVLSSQVNRLKVIGLVHEQLSYSSESTKVDIEKYLKSIITSLQMLTKHKIILNIEKQLTLDTSTATYLGLFVNEAVSNAIEHAYLPDMAEEIIVSYVMENHTCRLTIEDRGQGFTSTNTRNSLGLSLMETISDFLDDSFMILDFENGTKITLEFSIKNDSQKFLNSDLL from the coding sequence ATGAAGAATGAACTGTACCATAGAAATACACAACAACTGTTTCTAAGACTCAGCAAACTGTTTTTTATTATCTCACTGATTATTATTACAGTGGATACCTTTGAGAGCTATAAACACCATTTTCATACCATGGTATGGATAGAAACTAGTGCTCTATATGCTCAGATTGTCGGTTTTATGTTCTATTATTTGCGCCTTATCACTCTCAGAACATTTGCATCCATCCTTATCATCTCAGTATCACTTTTGATTGTGTTGGCACTTTTCATCATCGGCGAAAATCCTGAGTTTTCACTTTTTGCACTCGCCATACTGCCGACTTTTATCTTCTTTTTTTTAGGTATAAAAAACGGGAAGAGATTTACGTTCTTTATGATATTTATGTTGTTTTTAGCTGTCTTAAATAGCGAACTAAATATCTTAGAACCTATTATCTTTCCTTCTTCACTCTATGTAGAAATATTGATAGGATATACAGGTATCTCATTTCTGCATTATCGGTTTGAGGTGTATAGACAAAACTTTCAGACCGAACTGCTCACTTTCAGTAAATCACAAAAAATACTCCTCAAAGAGCTGAACCATAGAGTCAAAAACAACCTCCAAATGATTATGGGATTACTGCTTATGCAGTCTAACAGAATCAAAAATGATCAATGTAAAAAAGTTTTATCTTCGCAGGTAAACCGTTTGAAAGTTATCGGATTGGTACATGAACAACTCTCTTATAGCAGTGAGTCTACCAAAGTAGATATAGAAAAATACCTCAAAAGTATCATCACAAGTCTGCAAATGCTTACAAAACATAAAATCATTTTAAATATAGAAAAGCAGCTTACTCTGGACACTTCTACTGCAACCTATCTAGGGTTATTTGTCAATGAAGCGGTATCAAATGCGATAGAACATGCTTATTTACCTGATATGGCAGAGGAGATCATAGTATCATATGTAATGGAGAATCATACCTGTAGGCTGACAATAGAAGATAGAGGACAAGGTTTTACCAGTACAAATACGCGTAACTCCTTAGGTTTATCCCTGATGGAAACTATCAGTGATTTTCTCGATGATAGTTTTATGATACTGGATTTTGAAAACGGAACCAAAATAACCTTGGAATTCAGTATCAAAAATGACTCTCAAAAATTCCTAAACAGTGATCTGCTTTAA
- a CDS encoding carbonic anhydrase, whose protein sequence is MKIKNIAMSIVAILSLSATAMADGTHWGYTGHEGPADWGHLSEKYKECSQGKNQSPINVISSMEAHLEPLSINYRAESTDVVNNGHTIQLNFATGSTLTIDGIEFELKQFHFHTPSENHVHGKEYPLEAHFVHLDKEGNIAVLALMFEEGEENKELAKVWVKMPEKSGDKSELKLADIAKTLLPTDLHYYRFNGSLTTPPCTEGVRWMVLKMPITVSKAQVEYFKHTMHHANNRPIQPLNARMIVE, encoded by the coding sequence ATGAAAATAAAAAATATCGCAATGAGCATTGTTGCAATACTTTCATTGAGTGCTACTGCAATGGCAGATGGTACACATTGGGGATATACAGGTCATGAAGGTCCTGCGGATTGGGGACACTTATCAGAAAAGTATAAAGAGTGTAGTCAAGGAAAGAATCAATCACCGATTAATGTGATAAGTTCAATGGAAGCACATCTTGAACCATTGAGTATCAATTATAGAGCTGAGTCAACGGATGTAGTGAACAATGGACATACAATACAACTTAACTTTGCTACAGGGAGTACATTGACAATCGATGGGATAGAGTTTGAACTCAAGCAGTTCCACTTCCATACTCCAAGTGAGAATCACGTACATGGAAAAGAATATCCTCTTGAAGCACACTTTGTTCACTTGGATAAAGAGGGTAACATCGCTGTACTTGCTTTAATGTTCGAAGAAGGTGAAGAGAATAAGGAACTTGCAAAAGTATGGGTAAAAATGCCTGAGAAGAGTGGAGATAAGAGTGAATTGAAGCTTGCAGATATTGCTAAAACACTACTTCCGACTGATCTACACTACTATAGATTTAATGGTTCATTGACAACACCACCTTGTACAGAAGGTGTAAGATGGATGGTACTTAAAATGCCAATAACCGTATCTAAAGCACAAGTTGAATATTTTAAACATACAATGCACCATGCGAATAACAGACCTATCCAACCACTTAATGCAAGAATGATTGTAGAATAA
- a CDS encoding phosphoribosyltransferase, translated as MFKDRKDAGKTLVDKLQHYKDTDALILAIPRGGVELGYEVAKSLHCELSMLICRKLPYPHNPESGFGAIAEDGSVFIYEAATGNLSDEEIEHIKQAQQQEIKRRIAVLRGGKPLPSLKDRTVILIDDGIAMGSTMRAAVQMCRNIGTAKIVIAVPVAGARSISEFSKIVDELIVLESPINFRAVAQVYENWYDVSDEEVLALMRQFEKKE; from the coding sequence ATGTTCAAAGATCGAAAAGATGCCGGTAAAACACTAGTAGATAAACTACAACATTATAAAGATACCGATGCCTTGATCTTGGCAATCCCAAGAGGTGGTGTAGAACTTGGGTATGAAGTGGCTAAATCCCTGCACTGTGAACTCTCTATGCTTATCTGCCGAAAACTCCCCTATCCCCATAACCCTGAGAGCGGTTTTGGAGCAATTGCCGAGGATGGTTCGGTCTTTATCTATGAGGCTGCTACCGGAAATCTGAGTGATGAAGAGATCGAACATATCAAACAAGCCCAGCAACAAGAGATAAAAAGACGCATAGCGGTTTTAAGAGGAGGAAAACCTTTGCCCTCCCTCAAAGACCGTACCGTGATCCTGATCGATGACGGTATCGCTATGGGATCGACGATGCGTGCAGCCGTACAGATGTGCCGCAATATCGGCACAGCCAAGATCGTCATCGCCGTACCTGTAGCAGGAGCGAGAAGCATCAGTGAATTCTCCAAGATAGTCGATGAACTGATCGTACTGGAATCGCCAATAAACTTTCGTGCAGTTGCTCAAGTCTATGAGAACTGGTATGATGTGAGCGATGAAGAGGTGTTGGCACTGATGCGTCAGTTTGAAAAAAAGGAATGA
- a CDS encoding CDGSH iron-sulfur domain-containing protein, whose translation MDKPIIADNNPVIASLEEGKSYFFCTCGLAKIQPFCDGSHKGTSLKPLKFTAKATTQKWMCMCKHTGNPPYCDGTHQRFSKEDIGKTID comes from the coding sequence ATGGATAAGCCGATAATTGCAGATAATAATCCTGTCATAGCTTCTCTGGAAGAGGGGAAAAGCTATTTTTTCTGTACCTGTGGACTGGCAAAAATACAGCCGTTTTGTGATGGAAGCCATAAAGGTACTTCTCTAAAACCCTTGAAGTTTACTGCAAAAGCCACGACACAAAAATGGATGTGTATGTGTAAACATACCGGCAATCCGCCATACTGTGACGGAACTCATCAGAGATTTAGTAAGGAAGATATAGGAAAAACCATTGACTAG
- the proB gene encoding glutamate 5-kinase, producing MKRIVLKVGSSVLTEQGEIAKERMLNLVSLIVQLRKKYEVVLVSSGAVSSGYTALKLDKRKQISKKVLAAVGQPILMSSYKKKFDIYDVDTAQILLTEDDFDSRKRTEIFRQIINTSLVNGILPIVNENDISSTPDQLFGDNDQLAARVTHHTNSDLLVILSDIDGYYDSNPSDNPDAKILKEVNRLTQKELQASHSPNDEFATGGIVTKLVAADFLISKGRKMFLCSGFDLTTAQEYLLEGIHNKGTLFKPKS from the coding sequence ATGAAACGAATTGTATTAAAAGTAGGAAGCTCTGTGCTCACAGAACAAGGTGAGATTGCAAAAGAACGTATGCTAAACCTTGTATCATTAATTGTACAACTGCGTAAAAAGTATGAAGTGGTACTTGTCAGTTCCGGTGCAGTTTCATCCGGCTATACTGCATTGAAGCTTGATAAAAGAAAACAAATAAGTAAAAAAGTCCTTGCTGCAGTCGGACAACCGATATTGATGAGCTCTTATAAGAAAAAGTTTGATATCTATGATGTGGATACTGCGCAGATATTGCTTACTGAGGATGATTTCGATTCAAGAAAACGTACGGAGATATTTAGACAGATTATCAATACGTCTCTTGTGAACGGTATTCTTCCGATAGTCAATGAAAATGATATCTCCAGTACACCAGATCAGCTTTTTGGGGATAATGATCAGCTTGCAGCTCGTGTAACTCATCATACCAATTCAGATTTGCTGGTGATACTCAGTGATATTGATGGTTACTATGACAGTAATCCTAGTGACAATCCTGATGCAAAAATCTTAAAAGAGGTGAATAGACTTACCCAGAAGGAACTTCAAGCGAGTCACTCTCCGAATGATGAGTTTGCTACGGGCGGGATCGTTACGAAACTGGTAGCTGCTGACTTTTTGATCTCTAAAGGGCGTAAAATGTTCCTATGCAGCGGTTTTGATCTTACAACAGCACAAGAATATCTATTAGAAGGTATCCACAATAAAGGTACACTTTTCAAGCCAAAATCATAA
- the mog gene encoding molybdopterin adenylyltransferase translates to MDKIKIGVVTTSDRASQGIYEDISGVAIMDTMKEYLLNECEYEYRCIPDDQNLIENTLIELARDQNCDLIVTTGGTGPAPRDVTTEATENVCQKLLPGFGEQMRAVSLQYVPTAILSRQTAGICDGSLIINLPGKPKSIRECLDAVFPAVPYCIDLIGGAYMEANEEVIKVFRPKAK, encoded by the coding sequence ATGGATAAGATCAAAATAGGTGTAGTTACTACAAGTGATAGAGCAAGTCAGGGGATCTATGAAGATATCTCCGGTGTTGCGATCATGGATACGATGAAAGAGTACCTACTTAATGAGTGTGAATATGAGTATAGATGTATCCCTGATGACCAAAACCTGATCGAAAATACGCTGATCGAGCTGGCACGAGATCAAAACTGTGATCTCATCGTGACCACAGGTGGTACAGGACCTGCTCCAAGGGATGTGACAACTGAAGCGACAGAAAATGTTTGTCAGAAGCTTCTACCGGGATTTGGAGAGCAGATGAGAGCAGTGAGTCTGCAGTATGTACCTACAGCGATACTTTCACGACAGACTGCAGGTATCTGTGACGGATCACTTATCATCAACCTTCCTGGTAAACCAAAGTCGATCAGAGAGTGTCTGGATGCGGTATTCCCGGCAGTTCCTTACTGTATCGATCTTATCGGCGGTGCGTATATGGAAGCGAATGAAGAGGTGATCAAAGTCTTTAGGCCAAAAGCAAAATAA
- a CDS encoding rhodanese-like domain-containing protein — MKKLLCLIIISVALCNCDADDLILDGVKTKYTDENGKEATIIVKRQLDTSCQKLPITNETFWENGYANDNVPNACKSTFITSAGKTLFPMMLHPKIETVAEPEVLDFIQFMQKDPTMLLIDTRGEEWYNYRTIPGAINIHYLYIMEAENFPAEYKEALAILGIKSVNHRLDFSEAKDLLLFCNGAWCSQSPKMIRALLKMGYPPEKMKWYRGGLEDWLGFNMTTTKTKNSL; from the coding sequence ATGAAAAAACTGTTATGTTTGATCATCATCTCAGTTGCGCTCTGCAATTGTGATGCTGATGATTTAATTTTAGACGGTGTAAAGACAAAGTATACTGATGAAAATGGTAAAGAGGCTACGATCATTGTAAAACGTCAGTTAGATACCTCATGCCAAAAACTTCCAATCACGAACGAAACATTTTGGGAAAACGGATATGCGAATGATAATGTTCCTAATGCTTGTAAATCCACTTTTATAACCAGTGCAGGAAAAACGCTCTTTCCAATGATGCTCCATCCTAAAATAGAAACAGTTGCAGAACCAGAAGTGCTTGACTTCATCCAGTTTATGCAAAAAGATCCTACCATGCTTTTGATAGATACCCGTGGTGAAGAGTGGTATAACTATCGTACCATCCCAGGTGCTATCAATATCCACTATCTGTATATCATGGAAGCTGAAAACTTTCCTGCAGAATATAAAGAAGCACTTGCTATCTTGGGTATAAAAAGTGTAAATCACAGACTGGATTTTTCAGAGGCAAAAGACCTACTGCTCTTTTGCAACGGTGCCTGGTGCAGTCAGTCTCCAAAGATGATCAGAGCCTTGTTAAAGATGGGATATCCACCCGAAAAGATGAAATGGTATAGAGGAGGATTGGAGGATTGGCTAGGATTCAACATGACAACCACAAAAACCAAAAACAGTTTATGA